In Fibrobacter sp., the genomic stretch CTTCGGCGACTACGATCTGGACGGCATGACCTCGGTAACCCTGTTGACCAGGGGCCTGCAAGAGGCGGGCATCGAATCCGAGTGGAGACTCCCCAGCCGTTTTGGCGACGGGTATGGCCTGTCTATGTCGGCGGTAGATGAAATGTTCAAGTCCGGCGCACGGAACGTGATTACGGTAGATACGGGCATTACCGCCAACGGTGAAATCGCCTACGCCAAGGAACTGGGCATGGCGGTGATGGTGATAGACCACCACCAGCCTTCTGGAGATGGCCTGCCTCCTTGCGACGTGCTCTTGGACCCTCACCAGGTAGGGGATACTTACCCGAACCCTGAACTTTGCGGCGTGGGTGTTTCTTACAAGTTCATTTGCGCCCTGTTCGAAAAGCTGGGCAAGCCCGTTCCCGAAAAATACCTGGACCTGGTGGCCCTCGGCACACTTGCAGACCTGGTGGGTATGACACCCGAAAACAGGGCCTTTACCAAGGCGGGCCTCAGACGGTTGCAGAACAGCGAATGGCCCGGACTTCAGGCGCTGTACAATTCTCTCCAGAAGCCGGGAAGCCTTGTGGGCGGCATCGACGTGATGTACAAGTTTGCGCCCCTGTTGAACGCCCCCGGCCGTATGGAAAGGCCCGACCCGGCGCTAAAACTGTTGCTGTGCGAAAACAAGGCCGACGCCCCGACGCTCCTTTCGGAGCTGAAGGACTGGAACGCACGCCGCAAGCAGAAAGAAGCAGAAATTACCGACATGGCCATGGAGCAGGTCCAGAACATTTACGGCGAAAACATTCCGCCGGTGCTGTTGGTGGCCGGCGAGAACTGGCATGTGGGCGTCATCGGGATCGTGTCCGCAAAACTCGCGCAGGAATTCAACCGCCCCACGGCGGTACTTTCGGTAATGGAAGGAATGGCGCACGCCAGTGCCCGTGCCGTTCCCGGTTTCAACTGGCACAAGGCCCTCTTTGAATCTCGGGACCTGTTCGACCGCTGGGGAGGCCACGCCAACGCCGCCGGATTCTCGCTCCCTGCAGGCAAGATTCAGGAACTGCAGGGCCGCATTCTCGTATCGGCGAAGGAACAGGGCTACACCGG encodes the following:
- the recJ gene encoding single-stranded-DNA-specific exonuclease RecJ, with the translated sequence MTEDLVASTLSMELGIPHLVARFLVSRGYKSVGEVQKLMAGSADDVLSPWLMLGMDRAIQWIMDVRERKEKVFIFGDYDLDGMTSVTLLTRGLQEAGIESEWRLPSRFGDGYGLSMSAVDEMFKSGARNVITVDTGITANGEIAYAKELGMAVMVIDHHQPSGDGLPPCDVLLDPHQVGDTYPNPELCGVGVSYKFICALFEKLGKPVPEKYLDLVALGTLADLVGMTPENRAFTKAGLRRLQNSEWPGLQALYNSLQKPGSLVGGIDVMYKFAPLLNAPGRMERPDPALKLLLCENKADAPTLLSELKDWNARRKQKEAEITDMAMEQVQNIYGENIPPVLLVAGENWHVGVIGIVSAKLAQEFNRPTAVLSVMEGMAHASARAVPGFNWHKALFESRDLFDRWGGHANAAGFSLPAGKIQELQGRILVSAKEQGYTGEVPRETGGQNYDIQVALGELLVDPTNKNGATVLDYFDKMEPFSGNFPYPVFRAENVKVHRLRELRGGHLQMEVSQAGSPAFSAIAFGLRKCKALIGKSHRVTIVFEPTWNYYNGRRSLQLCIKSIE